The Rhododendron vialii isolate Sample 1 chromosome 1a, ASM3025357v1 region AACTTATTTTCTTGGAATCTTTTGGAAAGGAGCTCGTGAATTAGAAAATATTAATGttctgttttcaattttattaaaaaaaattcttccaagaAAATGAATATAATATAAAGATGGATCACTGTTTCGAGTGCCAAACAAAAGTTGTGAAAATTTCTAtgcaaaattgattttgaaaattgcaacCAAGCAGAGATATCTACTGCAATTGTGTGCTAAAGTTCATCGACTGACCTTGTCAGACCACATGGGGCTGCTTTTAAGGTAGTTTCTGATTCTAAATGCCAAGACAGAGTATTTGCAGGAGAGCCTATATTCCACGGACAGAATAAGAGATAGCACGAAGATTACTGTAAATACTAAGCCAAAACAAAAGTCCTGTAGATTCATATGAGTAGCGGATCTAGTGACAGGAAGCAAGTATTCATAGTTTGGAAATCAGGTACCCGAAGGGTAAAGTCGAGGTCTTGTTTGAATATGACTTTGCCTAGCATCTGTCTGTATGTGTGGGCTAAAATGTACCTTCTTGTTCACAGAATCTAGCTTGGGGAGTTAAACCAAGAAACAGGTTAAAAGGGAAACTGGTACCATGAAAAAGGACTGATCATAAATTTAGCACTTGCAGAAGAGATCTTAATGAATAAATCTTACTTGGCAAAATGTAATGCTTATGATGCCTTGGGATCAATGCTAACAACTGCTGCTGCCGGAGACCTTCTTTATCCGTGTATGTTTGGCATGTTAGTAGTTGCTTATagtaaaaaaacaagaaaacaaaaccaagttCAGATTGTATCCCGAAAACATTCTTCCAAAAACCTTACATTTAGTGGAATTGCATATGAAATATCACCTGATTTAGACATAACACCTTGAGCTCCATAGTTGAGACATCTATGGATTGTTGGTCAAGTAGATCAGTTAATTTGTAAGCCACAGTGCCAAGGTGGTCAACAGCATTCACGAGGGTTCTCACGGCATAATCCTTCAGGTTGTCAAGGACCCTACATACTTTAGAAGTTCATTTCTACTAAAAAGCAGAAAAGTGGCAGTACTCCAAGACAATTGACCATAATGGCATACAAAAAATGCCAAGAAATTATTTGAAACCAATAGAAAACCATTCTCAAGTCAAGACACACAAGAACcattattattgttgttgttttggaTGCTACCAAGTACCAATATAGCTACAACAACCAGTATTATTTGTCGTCGTCAACATATTTGTCACCACCACCTCACAATTCGATAACTGATCTTAAACTATTTTCGTTATTTCCACCGACATTTAAATCGAACCACTCTTATGCATTAGTTGAGCACCAAGTGAAATATCAGCATCATGAAATGTATCATCAAATCTCACACAAACTCTCAGGATTAAGTTAGTCACCTAGGCCTCTTCTTTCATATAATATTGAATAATAGGCTTGGATTTGACtatgattttaaaataaaattgaagttaCCGTGGTCTTACATCTGTTTCTGATCACTGTGCAGATAAGATTTCTCGCAGTATTCTGCAGCGGAATAAAGTTGAGGCCTCAAATTCTTGAGTTCCTGAAGTAGTCAAAACAGAAGGATCAAAGCTCTTAATCTGTCAGACATGGATCAGGCTTTCAACAAACtatttggaaaagactacacaAAATATTTTGCAAGAATGAGCGCAGAACAGCTATCAAGCTAATGTTTGGTTCACAACAATTTCCAAGAATAGCTGATCAAATCAAAATGTTTCAGCTATTTCATTTGTCTGGAATCTACAAATGGGTCGGAAGGAACAGGCTTGGACAATCCCTAACACCATGTTTGGTTCACTCAAATGAAGCTGAAAAGGAGTTTTCATTCCCTTAATCCCCTTATTCTAACGTTTGGGAAATTCTTGTCAAACAAGACATTAGCAAAATGACAGAATACACCTAACAAATGAAATCAGCATTCATTTATGTTAGATACGGCCTGTTTGGCCTACATAAAAAAGGgggattatttttttctctattgaatttttttcacatttgtaagttttccttaaattttttgtggattattgattcgtctcgacgagaagaatctaaaaagtacaaaattatgacctaAATGTTtaaaaagttccaaaaaaattgtttaaaaaaattagagtttcAATAATAACGAATTACTTTTCCATTCCAAttactctcgtcgagacgaatcaataataaaaaatagacgcaaaactaacaaatgtgaaaaaaaaccctgaatagagacaaataaaaataatcagGCTTTTTTATTAGCCAAACCGGCCCATAATAAATGGCCATTACATTGAAGGACCATTCCACTCTTTCCCTAAATCGTTCTAGTAAACCAAACTCGACCAAAGGGAAAGCAAATTAAGGATGAATGGAAAAGCCCATTGATTAAACAACAAAGCAAGccaaggcaaggcatggcaAATGGAACTTACTTAAATCAATGCCTAGAATACGAGAGCATTCAAACATGTATGTATCGAGTACAACATCCAAACAAGTACGTGTAACAAACCAGATCTGATAATGAAATTGAAAGAATCAAACCTGCAAGGCTTTGACGAAATTCTTGCTACGTTCCATGGACAACTCGTCGAAGGTCGTCGATGCCCCTTTGTCCATTTGGAGCTGCTCCaattccatctctctctctctctctctctctctctctctctctctctctctcacacacacacacacacacacacacacacacagagacaggACTTCAAGTGATAATCGTGAAAGAGAGTAAATTGCTGGTGGATTTTGGGCAGTATATGGAATGGAAGTAATTGGGGGTGGGGGTCGGTAGAGTATTTCTGTTATAGTAATGGTGCAGTTGGATTTGGATTAAAGTTAGGTTATGGTGGGAGAGctaagcagagagagagagactacagTATGAGTGAGTGGAGTCGAAGCAATCCCGGGAAGTGTGTTTTACTGTATCTTTTTCTAATGCTAATGGTGTCGTATTTATTGTGAGTGAGCCCACTACCCCTATTAAAAACCGTTGGACTCCGGTTGTCGTTCggttgaaattaaaaataacGGGGTTCGTCACTTTCGGTCAAAATTTGCGACGTTGAACCTCATGTTTTGTCCCCCCAAGGCTCTGTTCggatggagaaatttttgagtgCCGGATGGATATTACGTGGAgagctgctattggtaccgaccgggccatagggaaaatgcaccgacggccaccggatgactgatccgagccgtccaaaaattttaaaaaataaaaccgagtgggcctgcgcgagaatcaatggcatccgaggtgtgtagggtacttgatccgagcacccatttttcgtgtatatacacgtatatacaaatatacacaaaaaaggggtgctcggattaagtaccctacacacctcggatgccattgattctcgcgtaagcccactcggttttattttttaaaatttttggacggctcggatcggccgtccggtggctgtcggtgcattttccctatgggtctggtcggtaccaataggatttctgtatTACGTGGCCACCTGTGTTTACGTGGTGTCCGAGCAGCACATTTGGACCGTTTAAAAGTGTGTTGAACGATCCAGATTGAAACTTTCTCTatcctctcaccccaccactctctctcatagttttctctccaaatttgagccgtttaaAACTGAAATGGACGGCCTAAATTTCTCATTCAGATGATAGGAAAGCATGGGAAATGAtaggaaaatcaactttctaaAAAGTTTTGTCATGTCTAGTTACCAAAAAATAGTGGAATTCACAAGAACACTCTTTCCACCGGGACTCACTTTTCCTCAAAATGAATCTTGCAAAAGGGTGGGAATttattttcctagaaaaattTCCTCCCGTCTGAAAGCACTTCCCTTCCTCCCGCCAATATCACACACTTTTCCAAGCTCTCTCCTTATCTGTGAGTTGACACTCAAATTATCTTTTCCTACATAATTTgtttcttcaaaatattttttcccaaGAAAGAGCAATAAatatagtatttttttcttgactacatttgttttttttttatcttagtttCATGCTCCAACTTATTTGTATGGACCAAACAATTAACCATTCTTGAAATTTGAGATTTATTTTAATAACCCTATTGATATATTTTGTTTTAGTAGCGAATATAGTGATTGATCACTATGATATAGTTCTCTTTCAAGTGGCTGATTGCAAAGTTGTATGATGATTTGGATGACAAATAACCATTCTTGAAATTTGagatttattttaataatccaattgattcattttatttttgtagcGAATATAGTGATTGATCATTATGATATAGTTCTCTTTCTAGTGGCTAATTGCAAAGTTGCATGATAATTTGGATAATAAATAACTTGCGTAAAAattaaatacatatatacttgtTTATGTAATGTttataagtcaatttttttctattactactctttattaaaaaagaataaatttcaTTATGTATGGTGTTTTCGAAAACATGATGATTATTTAGCTCGTATAGTTATTTTGTCCAAAGTGAGCCATTGCAAAAAGAACTTTCCAACTATTTCCCTTGTCTTGGTAAATGAACAAAAAGAATATATTGCTTTTCCTGTAGAATTTCTTTGTCAAATGAACATTCACAGGAAAGTaagttttcctttcctttccttcgCTTCAATTCATTTTCTTTAGGACTAAATTTTCTGCACAATTTTTCTGACAATTGAACGAAGGCTaacggaaaaacaaaaatgataggaCTATAACTAATGGAATATGAAAAGAGAATCTCACTCTAActaatgtaattaattttttttgttcgcTCAGCCTAATGGAACTAAAATTAATccattattattttaattcacTACTTAAAATGTTTATCAAACTaacttttcagcttaaaaaatttagtatttagtacttatttttttagctttcaatattatcaaacaatgattttttctatcgattgaaaaaaaaagtcacttctGAGCGCATCAAACCTTGAAAAAAGGGACTCATCGTGGCCAGAAAGAGATCTGTCCTCCAAAGTTCAAACCATCCTTGAAGTTGGAACCTCGACGCCATCGTTCCAAAGTTTGTCAACTCAAAGGAAGGTGACATGACATCAGCAAGCAACTACGAAGTTACAAGGATAGATGAAATTGCTTGTCCAACAATGACTAAAGATTATCCCGTCCCAGATAGTCTAGCAATAGCATCGCTCAGAAAATGTACAGCTTTGTCGGAGGCAAGCAGAAGAAAAATGACTATAGATAATAAAGGCACGTCTAAGCGAGAATCCGACTCTGAAACCAATTCTGCAAACCTTGTATGCAGAAAACTCTATCCAAACAAGCGGAGAAAAATTAGGCTAAGAACAGTTGAGTGCGTTAACAACCAAATCCTCCCAAATTTACCAATCCCATTTGTGATATGAGAAACTCAACTATCGTTTCGCTAAAATTTTGAAGACCCTGTGGCCATCATCAGCACATGCGTGTTTTCGAATAATCTTTCCAAAATTTTCGACTGTTTCGTCATCCGTGTtctttcgtctttagtgattttttgtcaattttttttttacttattttatactttttgaatGTACTTAGCGTATCCCtgttcaaaaagtaaaagagttttttaaaatgttaaaaaatttactaaagacgaaaaaatacgcAATCCTATAGAactttttatctcaaaaataaatctaaaaactgcaaaccaaacacagtgttaaattgttgaaaaaggaTTCTGAAGCCAGGTGTGGTAATCATTGCATTAGAACTGAATCATGGCTTTTGTGCAACATTTTGTTGGGCTTTTTGCCTTAATTTGTTGAACTCGGGGAAGGATTTATCGAACTATGAAACAACACAACGAAACAGTAGGAAGCCTCGTGTGGAACAAATATACATGCAGGAACATCACTGTGCTCTTGCACGCCTGTAAACACAacactggagagagagagaagaaaaaaaaaaaacctggaaCAGTCTGCTCCTTTTGGCAGAGCGCGTATAAGAAAGGTTATTTGTACGTACAAAATGCAGCTCAAGAAATTGAGACTATGACCAAGGTCCCTGCAAAAACCGTTGACGCCACAAAAGGATAGTTTACCCCTATGttacaaacaaagaaaaggtAACTTGCTATAACCATTCCTCTCTACAAcgaaatatatatacacaatctTAATACATGCCCACATGAAGTCTAGTAAGTATACCCAGCGAGGTGACAAGTCCTAAAATTTGCTAGAACTAAAAATATGAGTCTTGGCAACTCCCAGAGAATTTTCAGCATGCTCTACAAATAGAGGTCACAAGAAGTGGCTAAACAGCACTCAAAATTTACACCAGGGACATGTTGCGATACAGAGCAACTAATTCAAAAACTCAAGATAGGATTCgaacagaaaggaaaacaaacagCCAGCCCATAGGAATGCACTTTTTTTACTCTTCACTTCATgatcttctcaaattttcataatCCTCTTCCCTCTCTCCATAAATTTCTCCACATgtccatgatccaaacacaacctaagaGGGTGTGAAAGCTCAATATAATACACCAACATACACCAAAATCTGGAGGTTTTAAGCACCTACTTCGTTGATGATCCTCCCTCGTGTCTTTGAGAAGAGGCAAAAATGGAAGTC contains the following coding sequences:
- the LOC131333804 gene encoding protein ABIL1-like isoform X1, which produces MELEQLQMDKGASTTFDELSMERSKNFVKALQELKNLRPQLYSAAEYCEKSYLHSDQKQMVLDNLKDYAVRTLVNAVDHLGTVAYKLTDLLDQQSIDVSTMELKVLCLNQQLLTCQTYTDKEGLRQQQLLALIPRHHKHYILPNSVNKKVHFSPHIQTDARQSHIQTRPRLYPSGSPANTLSWHLESETTLKAAPCGLTSSEDEKTSGKTYGVFHLVDAKESTLMKSPAAHLKWSGGGHASSTARMDSVEGSRPLTPFRSHVNPSRREIVQAPVRSKSLLSSFFVKHKTTKHKTFS
- the LOC131333804 gene encoding protein ABIL1-like isoform X2 encodes the protein MELEQLQMDKGASTTFDELSMERSKNFVKALQELKNLRPQLYSAAEYCEKSYLHSDQKQMVLDNLKDYAVRTLVNAVDHLGTVAYKLTDLLDQQSIDVSTMELKVLCLNQQLLTCQTYTDKEGLRQQQLLALIPRHHKHYILPNSVNKKVHFSPHIQTDARQSHIQTRPRLYPSGSPANTLSWHLESETTLKAAPCGLTSEDEKTSGKTYGVFHLVDAKESTLMKSPAAHLKWSGGGHASSTARMDSVEGSRPLTPFRSHVNPSRREIVQAPVRSKSLLSSFFVKHKTTKHKTFS